One uncultured Acidilobus sp. JCHS genomic window carries:
- a CDS encoding Superfamily II helicase has translation MKALGYEDLYPPQRAALEAGVADGDSLVVASPTASGKTFIALVAMASALERSRSAKAFYTAPLRSIATEKFREFKRVLEPLGYRVGLSIGDYELPARLDSYDVVVTTYEKLDSMIRNSPEMLSRVGALVIDEIHYVDDDKRGPIVETLLSKVLYKTPGAQVVALSATAPNADELASWLRAKLVISDWRPVPLHEGVYKDGTIHFSDGRKKRVEDVTVNSTLNLVVDSSRDGGQALVFVQSRKKAVQLAKSALRLLKGKINYRTEVAAEVSEAVLSTEGPRALREELAELIRGGVAYHHAGLSNEQRTLIEDGFRRGGIAAIFATPTLAAGVNLPARRVVVAEYLRYEEGNWKPLKVFEYKQLAGRAGRPGLDPYGEAVIVAMRGDTVEDLEEYYIKGRLERLQSRLYGLRGVRHSALGAIASGIATDERSLLELHRRTLYYVQRGEERVKDLVRKAVDDLVNWGLVERTPTGVRATELGARISRTYLDPATVPMFRKLISKVKKFTTPTLLYIISAMPDMTPIPTTSPEAERIMDILIDVAPELVEVVDWMDLEAVASVKTALVLLEWVEESSDDDIMKKYGVGPGDVASAVDTAKWISSSLAEVAPALGASQEVSSQLKLLSARIEHGVKAELLPLVTIPGVGRVRARRLYNAGFTSLEKLATARVEDLLRVPGIGYATAASILEFFGRKDEAQRLRKESKREGPGITRFLE, from the coding sequence TAGTGGTGGCTTCACCTACGGCCTCAGGGAAGACGTTCATAGCCCTGGTGGCGATGGCCTCCGCGCTTGAGAGGTCACGTTCGGCAAAGGCCTTCTACACGGCGCCTCTGAGGAGCATAGCCACCGAGAAGTTCAGGGAGTTCAAGAGGGTCCTTGAGCCCCTCGGCTACAGGGTCGGGCTCAGCATAGGAGATTATGAGCTCCCGGCCAGGCTCGACTCCTATGACGTCGTTGTCACAACGTACGAGAAGCTTGACTCCATGATAAGGAACTCGCCCGAGATGCTGTCGCGAGTGGGCGCGCTGGTCATCGATGAGATACATTATGTAGATGATGATAAGAGGGGGCCCATCGTTGAGACCCTTCTCTCCAAGGTCCTCTATAAGACGCCAGGCGCCCAGGTAGTGGCCCTGAGCGCGACAGCGCCTAACGCTGACGAGCTGGCCTCCTGGTTAAGGGCTAAGCTCGTCATCTCTGACTGGAGGCCCGTGCCGTTGCATGAGGGGGTGTATAAGGACGGGACCATACACTTCTCTGACGGAAGGAAGAAGAGAGTTGAAGACGTAACTGTTAACTCGACCCTTAACCTAGTAGTTGACTCATCGAGAGACGGCGGCCAGGCCCTCGTCTTCGTCCAGTCTAGGAAGAAGGCGGTTCAGCTCGCTAAGTCGGCGCTCAGGCTGCTTAAAGGGAAGATCAACTACCGCACTGAGGTGGCCGCCGAGGTCTCTGAGGCCGTACTTTCTACAGAGGGGCCAAGGGCGCTACGTGAGGAGCTGGCTGAGCTCATAAGGGGAGGGGTCGCCTACCACCACGCTGGGCTCTCAAACGAGCAGAGGACGCTGATAGAGGACGGGTTCAGGCGCGGCGGCATAGCTGCGATATTCGCAACCCCCACCCTGGCAGCTGGCGTCAACCTGCCAGCGAGAAGGGTCGTAGTGGCTGAGTACCTAAGGTATGAGGAGGGCAACTGGAAGCCCCTCAAGGTCTTTGAGTACAAGCAGCTCGCCGGCAGGGCCGGGAGGCCTGGCCTTGACCCCTATGGCGAGGCCGTGATAGTCGCCATGAGGGGTGACACTGTTGAGGACCTTGAGGAGTACTACATAAAGGGGAGGCTAGAGAGGTTACAGAGCAGGCTTTACGGCCTCAGGGGGGTCAGGCACTCAGCCTTGGGCGCTATAGCTTCAGGCATAGCCACTGACGAGCGCTCGCTCCTAGAGCTTCACAGGAGGACCCTGTACTACGTCCAGAGGGGGGAGGAGAGGGTAAAGGACCTGGTGAGGAAGGCCGTGGACGACCTCGTGAACTGGGGCCTCGTAGAGAGGACGCCTACCGGAGTTAGAGCGACGGAGCTCGGGGCCAGAATCTCCAGGACGTACCTAGACCCTGCCACTGTCCCAATGTTCAGGAAGCTGATCTCAAAGGTCAAGAAGTTCACAACGCCGACTCTCCTCTACATAATCTCGGCAATGCCTGACATGACGCCAATACCCACGACAAGCCCGGAGGCCGAGAGGATAATGGATATACTGATTGACGTAGCCCCTGAGCTGGTAGAGGTTGTTGACTGGATGGACCTGGAGGCCGTAGCCTCGGTCAAGACGGCCCTGGTACTCCTGGAGTGGGTAGAGGAGTCCTCTGATGACGACATAATGAAGAAGTACGGTGTCGGCCCGGGCGACGTGGCCTCAGCTGTGGACACGGCCAAGTGGATCTCCAGCTCACTTGCTGAGGTGGCCCCTGCCCTGGGCGCGAGCCAGGAGGTCTCGTCCCAGCTGAAGCTCCTCTCAGCCCGTATAGAACATGGCGTCAAGGCTGAGCTCCTGCCCCTCGTCACGATACCTGGCGTCGGTCGCGTGAGGGCCAGGAGGCTTTACAACGCTGGCTTCACAAGCCTTGAGAAGCTGGCCACGGCACGCGTTGAGGACCTTCTGAGGGTCCCAGGGATAGGCTACGCCACAGCAGCCTCCATACTTGAGTTCTTCGGCAGGAAGGACGAGGCTCAGAGGCTTAGGAAGGAGAGCAAGAGGGAGGGTCCTGGGATCACGCGCTTTCTGGAATGA
- a CDS encoding Saccharopine dehydrogenase has product MARVAVIGAGGVGTVAASVIAQEGHEVILVDRTQEVAARSAQRARARFAVADALKPDEVKKAVGDVDLLVTALPGGIAFQALKGLIGLGHNIVDVSFFPQEPDELAEEAAKQGVMLVLDAGVAPGLSNMLVGVGDRRLEGIRGARIFVGGISERPDPPLGLVPSWSISDLIDEYRRPARIVVNGKVTSLDPLVGPLGRIYVPSVGELEFFPTDGLRTLLRTYSKAEFMAEYTLRWPGHVDFVKGLKRLGLLEHRPVRVGGAEAMADELLASLLWGMHVNVRDVVVMVVEVYGRDGRGLRFTQVVRPDDWPTAMARVTGSFLAFVALTVLEGKLRATGAVYPETLGLNEEISGAVLTRLAVNGMGVSEEEFSYSVMPLPLIPESA; this is encoded by the coding sequence ATGGCAAGGGTAGCAGTCATAGGCGCCGGCGGCGTAGGGACCGTGGCGGCCTCCGTGATAGCGCAGGAGGGCCACGAAGTAATTCTCGTAGACAGGACCCAGGAGGTGGCGGCTAGGTCGGCCCAGAGGGCCAGGGCGAGGTTTGCCGTGGCTGACGCCCTGAAGCCTGACGAGGTTAAGAAGGCCGTTGGGGACGTCGACCTCCTCGTCACGGCGCTTCCAGGAGGTATTGCCTTCCAGGCCCTCAAGGGTCTCATAGGCCTTGGTCACAACATAGTTGACGTGTCGTTCTTCCCCCAGGAGCCTGACGAGCTGGCTGAGGAGGCGGCCAAGCAGGGCGTGATGTTAGTTCTCGACGCTGGCGTCGCCCCAGGCCTCTCCAACATGCTCGTCGGCGTTGGCGACAGGAGGCTTGAAGGGATCAGGGGGGCCAGGATATTTGTAGGGGGGATCAGCGAGAGGCCTGACCCGCCTCTGGGGCTCGTCCCGAGCTGGAGCATATCGGACCTCATAGACGAGTACAGGAGGCCTGCCAGGATAGTAGTTAACGGCAAGGTTACGTCGCTTGACCCCCTGGTTGGGCCTCTGGGAAGGATTTACGTGCCCAGCGTCGGTGAGCTTGAGTTCTTCCCAACGGACGGCCTCAGGACGTTGCTGAGGACCTACTCCAAGGCGGAGTTCATGGCAGAGTACACCCTGAGGTGGCCTGGTCACGTGGACTTCGTCAAGGGCCTGAAGAGGCTCGGCCTGCTTGAGCACAGGCCGGTGAGGGTCGGCGGGGCTGAGGCGATGGCTGACGAGCTCCTGGCGTCGCTGCTGTGGGGCATGCACGTTAACGTTAGGGACGTGGTAGTCATGGTTGTGGAGGTCTACGGCAGGGATGGGCGTGGGCTCAGGTTCACCCAGGTGGTTAGGCCTGACGATTGGCCCACGGCTATGGCCAGGGTCACGGGCAGCTTCCTGGCGTTCGTAGCGCTGACGGTCCTTGAGGGCAAGCTAAGGGCGACCGGGGCCGTCTACCCTGAGACGCTGGGCCTCAATGAGGAGATCTCCGGCGCCGTCTTGACGAGGCTGGCCGTCAACGGGATGGGGGTCTCGGAGGAGGAGTTCAGCTACAGCGTTATGCCGTTACCTCTCATTCCAGAAAGCGCGTGA
- a CDS encoding Kef-type K+ transport system, membrane component yields MSEELLGLSLLVLVGKVLGDLTERAGYGRLIGEITGGALLGPYAIGGLINGLLKARLFYIGGEIVFLSEFSMILLVFAAGLDHGTAPLRRAGLWGALGAVFGAVTPFALSLPLMKFGLVNGIQALFIGASMAPTSLAVVSGMLHEKASGRFADFLFSATALDDVVALIILSVVMGVSQLGSSFSSLAIIRTTVYYSVAWIIIYYASVKLIPFLVSALGRRYAVEASLVVLFGLIAAMQSLGFSPVIAAFIAGVTLAETVGVDVLRDLYRSLLLVFGSVFFVVTGAQLNPQAVGLQGLALAAVILALALIGKAAGALPFAYAYIRDLKDSTSAAVAMEPRGEVGLAVASIGLSVGALSQELYGSLVLAIALTTVIGAAAFAKLYRTS; encoded by the coding sequence GTGAGCGAAGAGCTCCTTGGCCTGTCGCTGCTAGTCCTGGTAGGCAAGGTCCTTGGGGACCTGACGGAGAGGGCCGGCTACGGCAGGCTGATAGGAGAGATCACGGGCGGGGCCCTGCTGGGGCCCTACGCCATAGGTGGCCTCATTAACGGCCTCCTTAAGGCGAGGCTGTTCTACATAGGCGGTGAAATCGTCTTCCTCTCGGAGTTCTCGATGATACTCCTGGTCTTCGCCGCGGGCCTGGACCACGGCACCGCGCCCCTGAGGCGGGCTGGCCTCTGGGGGGCGCTAGGAGCCGTGTTCGGGGCCGTGACGCCCTTTGCGCTGTCTTTGCCTCTCATGAAGTTTGGCCTCGTGAATGGCATCCAGGCCCTCTTCATAGGGGCCTCGATGGCCCCCACCAGCCTCGCGGTGGTCTCCGGCATGCTCCATGAGAAGGCCAGTGGTAGGTTCGCGGACTTCCTGTTCTCGGCGACAGCGCTTGACGACGTGGTGGCGTTAATCATCCTCAGCGTGGTCATGGGCGTGAGCCAGCTGGGCTCCAGCTTCTCATCGCTGGCGATCATAAGGACAACAGTCTACTACTCTGTGGCGTGGATCATTATATATTATGCGTCAGTTAAGCTGATCCCGTTCCTGGTCAGCGCGCTAGGCAGGAGGTACGCAGTTGAGGCCTCTCTCGTTGTGCTCTTTGGGCTCATAGCGGCTATGCAGTCGCTCGGCTTCTCCCCCGTCATAGCAGCGTTCATAGCTGGCGTGACGCTCGCGGAGACGGTGGGCGTTGACGTCCTGAGGGACCTCTACAGAAGCCTGCTGCTGGTATTCGGCTCGGTCTTCTTCGTGGTGACGGGGGCCCAGCTGAACCCCCAGGCCGTGGGCCTCCAGGGCCTGGCCCTAGCGGCCGTCATACTGGCGTTAGCGCTCATAGGTAAGGCCGCCGGGGCGCTGCCGTTCGCCTATGCTTACATCAGGGACCTCAAGGATTCAACCAGCGCGGCGGTCGCCATGGAGCCCAGGGGCGAAGTCGGACTGGCCGTCGCCTCAATAGGCCTAAGCGTCGGCGCGCTGAGCCAGGAGCTCTACGGGTCCCTGGTGCTGGCAATAGCGCTCACCACGGTGATAGGGGCCGCCGCCTTCGCAAAACTTTACAGAACGAGCTGA
- a CDS encoding Membrane protease subunit, stomatin/prohibitin-like, translating into MSVALDVIIAFIAFIVAVILLSGIKVVNEWERLPVLILGRFAGLKGPGIIYVPPIIGKVPMRISTRLQAIAFRTEQSLTKDNVPVIVDAVMYYQPVDLEKVVLKVEDYNVATRLAAETTLREVIGQTMLDELLAERDKVAALARNIIDSKTEAWGVKVTSVEIRNVEIPPDLVQAMSRQAQAERERRARVTLAQAEYEAAQKMVEAANLYINNDRAFMLRWMNMIYELGMEGKNMLVFIPVNLPVAGPASPIGMMGVRELIGSAQGTPQESQGASQERKQ; encoded by the coding sequence ATGAGCGTTGCACTGGATGTTATTATTGCCTTCATTGCCTTCATAGTTGCCGTGATACTGCTCAGCGGCATAAAGGTAGTGAACGAGTGGGAGAGGCTGCCCGTCCTGATACTCGGCAGGTTCGCGGGCCTCAAGGGGCCTGGCATAATTTACGTCCCGCCTATAATAGGCAAGGTGCCCATGAGGATCTCAACGAGGCTCCAGGCCATAGCCTTCAGGACCGAGCAGTCCCTGACGAAGGACAACGTGCCTGTGATAGTGGACGCCGTCATGTACTATCAGCCAGTTGACCTGGAGAAGGTCGTGCTCAAGGTCGAGGACTACAACGTCGCCACCAGGCTGGCCGCTGAGACCACCCTCAGGGAGGTGATAGGGCAGACCATGCTTGACGAGCTGCTGGCCGAGAGGGACAAGGTCGCGGCGCTTGCGAGGAACATAATAGACAGCAAGACCGAGGCGTGGGGCGTCAAGGTGACGTCTGTTGAGATAAGGAATGTTGAGATACCGCCGGACCTCGTTCAGGCCATGTCGAGGCAGGCCCAGGCCGAGAGGGAGAGGAGGGCGAGGGTAACCCTAGCTCAGGCCGAGTACGAGGCTGCACAGAAGATGGTCGAGGCCGCCAACCTCTACATAAATAACGACAGGGCCTTCATGCTGAGGTGGATGAACATGATATACGAGCTGGGCATGGAGGGCAAGAACATGCTGGTGTTCATACCTGTAAACCTCCCGGTCGCCGGGCCAGCGTCACCCATAGGCATGATGGGCGTACGCGAGCTGATAGGCAGCGCCCAGGGGACCCCTCAGGAGTCGCAGGGGGCCTCACAGGAGCGGAAGCAGTGA
- a CDS encoding Membrane-bound serine protease (ClpP class), producing the protein MTSRLLAVLGAALVALGLASLLITARAQQGPPVVVVNFDVTVDLGSSTMMSRVVAMAEGLHAKAVVIVMNTPGGYLSDMINIVNYIEDLQSQGIPVYTYVPPDGMAASAGSYIAMASNSILMANGTFIGPSTPIVVGGTPLEQNHTEAAMLAFMESLASKWGRNATAAAIMVLSDKAFTAQQALQYHLIDGIANSLSQALAMWNLSGYAQVSVSEDLYEQFLSVLSNPTVDGLLISLGFLVILIDLYHPTFLLSAIGAIAVVLGLVGAEVVGASLIGLTLVLIGAVLMLLELKMGHGLAVIAGAAISALGIYLMALNVPYLTTSLPTSPKSALIDSTIAIVGLVAGLYIRWIAGPARRKRVMAGPESLIGDVGVAVTDLNPTGEVKVQGVVWRARSSGFVAAGSTVRVMGREGLMLIVEPLDKK; encoded by the coding sequence CAAGGCTTCTGGCGGTCCTTGGGGCAGCGTTGGTAGCGCTTGGGCTCGCCAGCCTTCTCATAACGGCCCGCGCACAGCAGGGGCCTCCTGTAGTGGTGGTCAACTTTGACGTCACGGTTGACCTGGGCTCGTCGACCATGATGTCAAGGGTCGTCGCCATGGCCGAGGGGCTTCACGCGAAGGCAGTAGTCATTGTGATGAACACGCCAGGGGGCTACCTAAGTGACATGATTAACATAGTTAACTACATAGAGGACCTTCAGAGCCAGGGGATCCCGGTCTACACGTATGTCCCCCCTGACGGCATGGCGGCCTCGGCCGGAAGCTACATAGCTATGGCCAGCAACAGCATCTTGATGGCGAACGGCACCTTCATAGGCCCCTCGACGCCAATAGTTGTAGGCGGGACCCCCCTCGAGCAGAACCACACCGAGGCGGCCATGCTGGCCTTCATGGAGTCCCTGGCCTCCAAGTGGGGCAGGAACGCTACCGCTGCCGCCATTATGGTCCTCTCCGACAAGGCCTTCACGGCGCAGCAGGCGCTTCAATATCACCTGATAGACGGGATAGCCAACAGCCTCAGCCAGGCCCTGGCCATGTGGAACCTCTCAGGCTACGCCCAGGTGAGCGTCTCGGAGGACCTCTATGAGCAGTTCCTAAGCGTCCTGAGCAACCCAACGGTGGACGGGCTCCTGATATCGCTCGGCTTCCTGGTGATACTCATCGACCTGTACCACCCCACTTTCCTGCTCAGCGCGATAGGGGCCATCGCTGTGGTCCTGGGCCTAGTAGGGGCTGAGGTAGTGGGGGCCTCCCTCATAGGCCTTACGCTGGTCCTGATAGGGGCGGTCCTCATGCTCCTGGAGCTCAAAATGGGCCACGGGCTGGCCGTCATCGCTGGGGCGGCGATCTCTGCCCTGGGGATCTACCTTATGGCGCTTAATGTGCCGTACCTGACAACGTCGTTACCAACATCGCCTAAGTCCGCCCTCATCGACTCAACCATAGCCATAGTGGGCCTCGTGGCAGGGCTTTACATAAGGTGGATAGCGGGCCCCGCCAGGAGGAAGAGGGTTATGGCAGGGCCCGAGTCGCTCATAGGCGATGTAGGCGTGGCCGTCACTGACCTGAACCCAACGGGCGAGGTGAAGGTCCAGGGTGTTGTGTGGAGGGCCAGGTCATCAGGGTTCGTTGCGGCAGGCTCGACTGTTAGGGTGATGGGCAGGGAAGGCCTCATGCTGATAGTCGAGCCCCTGGACAAGAAATGA